Genomic DNA from Rhodospirillaceae bacterium:
AAATCTCGCCGATGCAGGAATTAAGGATGAATTCGTCCAGGACAACATTACTCGTTCCGTGCTGAGCGGGACCGTCCGGGGGCTTCATTTCCAAAAATCTCCCCACGCCCAGGCTAAAATTATTCGAGTTCTCAAGGGACGTATTCTTGATGTGGTCGTCGATATTCGACATGGGTCGCCAACCTACGGTCAGCATGATGCCGTTGAATTAGATGCGAACATCGGTCTGCAATTGTACGCGCCGGTGGGGGTCGCGCATGGGTTTGTTACCTTGGAGCCGGATACAGAAGTGATGTACAAAGTCAGCTCCCATTACGCACCAGATTCCGAAGGTGGTGTACGGTGGGACGACCCAGACTTGGCAATCGACTGGCGGGTTGAGGCGGCGGAAATTACGATTGCAGACCGCGATGCAAAACTGCCATGTCTTTCTGAACTGCCTGAATTCTTCACCTATGCGGCTAACGGGAACCCTTCATGAAAATCATCGTAACTGGTGGGGCGGGCTTTATTGGATCGGCCGTGGTGCGGCATTTGATTGCGGAGACAGATCACGAGGTCCATTGTGTCGATAAATTAACCTATGCTTCCAGCTTAGACGCGATATCTGAGGCTGCAGGGTCAGAGCGATACTCGTTTTCGAAAATAGATATTTGTGACGGTGCCGCGCTGGTAACTCTGTTTCAAAGTTGGCAACCTGATGCGGTCATTCATTTAGCAGCAGAAACCCACGTCGATCGATCCATTGATTCACCAACGGTTTTTATCGAAACGAATGTTATGGGGACAGCTACTCTATTAGAGGCTGCACGGACTTATTGGCAAAATTTGCCGAACTCCCAGCGCGAGAATTTTCGTTTCCATCACGTTTCCACCGACGAGGTTTTTGGCGATCTAGAGGGCGCAGAAATATCCGCTGAAGGGGCTGCGTATAATCCCAGCTCACCCTATGCCGCAAGCAAAGCCGGGGCCGACCATCTGGTGCGGGCTTGGCATAGAACCTACGGATTGCCGGTTTTGTTGAGCAACGGTTCCAACAATTTTGGTCTCTATCAGTTCCCTGAAAAACTGATCCCACTGATGATCATTAAGGCGCTGAGCAATGAACCTTTGCCGGTTTATGGTGATGGCAGCAACGTCCGTGACTGGATTCATGTGGAGGATCACGCAGAGGCCCTGATCAATGTTTTACAGAAGGGGCGTGTCGGCGAGACGTATAATATTGGGGGCGGAAGTAATCTTAAAAACATCAATATCGTCGAAAAAATCTGTGACGAGTTGGACAATATAGTCCCATCAAAAGAAATAGAGTCTCGCCGAAAATTAATCACATTTGTTGCCGACCGTCCCGGGCACGACCAGCGCTATGCCATCGATTCATCGAAGATACAGAATGAACTCGGTTGGCATCCGCGCCTGGGACTTGATGACGGTTTGCGGCAAACAGTTCAATGGTATGTAAATAATCGGCACTGGTGGGAGCCGATAATGGCAGAGCGCAATCCGAGCGGCAGACAAGGGCTCGGTAGGGGTAAATAGTGCAGGGTGGAAGCTTTCTTATTTGCGGTGCGGAGGGGCAAGTCGGTGCAGCGCTTGCTCAAATATCGCCGCCGCGTGGCGTGCGATTTTTCCAGCTCTCCCATGACGAATTCGATATTTCTGACGCGGAGAAAATCGCAGAGACCTTTTCGTCGGTCTCACCCAATTTAGTCATTAACGCGGCCGCTTTTACCGATGTTGATGGTGCGGAGGATGATCCCGACGCTGCATATTTGGCGAACAAGGATGGCCCTGCGCGCTTGGCAGACGCGTGTACAAAGGCGGAAATTCCTCTTCTTCATGTTTCAACAGACTTTGTTTTCGACGGCACCAAACCCACGCCCTATACGGAAAGCGATCCAGTTTCACCCTTAAGCGTATACGGGAAAAGTAAGGCGGAGGGCGAGCGGGCCGTGCGCGAATCTCAGGCGAGGCACATCATCCTCCGGACCGCTTGGGTTTTTGGCAAAAAGGGCTCACCGTTCATAAACGCCATTATTAAAAAAGCACGGCAAGGTAACGACCTTCTAGTCGTAGATGATCAAATTGGTGGACCAACGAGTGCGGATGATATCGCCCGAGCTTTAATAACAATGGCAAATTCTGCTATCAGCGGAACGGCCCCCTGGGGGACATATCATTTTTCCGGGGAACCTGATGTTTCACGCTATGAACTGGCGAAAGAGATCGTGGCACACCTTTTCCCAGATGGGAACAATCGACCAAATGTTGAACGGATCACTTCCAAAGACTATCCGACAAAGGCAAAACGACCGGCTAATGTGCAACTGGACTGTTCCAAAATTTTACGGGAATTTAGCATTGAAAGACCAAATTGGTCACACTCGTTAAAACGGGTTGTTGCGGACTTTGAAAGTGAGAAGGTATGAAGGGAATTATTTTAGCAGGCGGAAATGCGACGCGCCTGTATCCGATCACCCACGCCATCTCCAAGCAGCTCTTGCCGGTCTTCGACAAGCCGATGATTTATTATCCGCTGTCAACGCTGATGCGGGCGGGTATTCGCGACATCCTTATTATCACGACGCCCCGCGACAAGCACCTATTCGAAGCGTTGTTAGATGACGGTAATCGGTGGGGGATTTCATTGTCGTATCAGGTGCAATCGAGCCCTGGAGGAATTGCTCAAGCGTTCCATATTGGCCGGGACTTTATTGGCGATGACTCTTGCGCCTTGGCACTAGGAGATAATCTATTCTTCGGTGAAAGCTTGGGCATAATTCTAAAGAAGGCAGCTGGATTGGACACGGGTGCAACGATCCTGTGCCATGAAGTTCCTGATCCCTCGCGGTTCGGCGTCGTTGAATTTGATCCAAAAGGAAATCCCAAAAGTGTCATGGAAAAGCCAGAGAACCCTCTGTCAAATTGGATCGTCACCGGACTTTATTTTTATGATAATTCGGTTGTCGAATTGGCGTCAGAGCTAAATCCCTCGGCCCGTGGAGAATTAGAAATTACCGATATCAACAATATTTACCTCGAACGTGGGGAGCTCAAAGCCGAGCGCTTGGGTGAGAATTTTTCCTGGTTTGATGCAGGGACGTTTGATTCATTACTGCAGGCATCTAACTTTGTTCAAACGGCTGAGAAAGGGCAGGACGTAAGAATAGCCTGCTTAGAAGAAATCGCCTACAGAGAGGGGTTTATTGATAGGATTCATCTCAAGTCTCTTGCCGCGAACCACCCGGACCCTGACATGGCGGGATTTTTGTTAAAAGTTTTGAACGATGGTTAACGCCAAGGCGTTGCAGAAAAAATTCGAACGAGCCGTCGCGTTGCATAGCGCGCAAAAGTTCGAGAAAGCGATTGATGCGTATCGCTCTATATTAAAAAAGTCCCCGACGTATGCACCAGCACTGACCAACCTTGGCCAGGCCCTTAGGAAACTTGGTAAAAATGATCAGGCGTTGAAATATTACGAACGGGCGACCCAAGTGCCTGAGGTTGATTATGGCGCGTGGTTTAATTTAGCTAACCTGCAACTCGAATTAAAAAATATTTTAGAAGCTGAACAGTCGTACCAAATCGCACTTGAAATTAATCCTGACTTTGCCCCGGCGAGCTATCAACTCGGACGGCTTTATCTGGATCGGGATAAAGTTGATGATGCATTAAAATGCTTTGAGCACTCGGCGAAATTAAACCCCACCCACGCCGACTCGCACATGAATGTGGGCACGGCTCTCAGAGAACTCGGCCGCATTGATGACGCTATCCGGCAGCATCTCATAGCCGTGGAAATGAATTCGAAGTCTTGGGCATCACACTATAATCTTGCCCTCAGCTATTACGATAACGGCGACGAGACTCTCGCTTTAGCGAGTCTGAAGGCCGCTAAAGAAAATGCGCCTGCGCCACAGGAGGTCGTATATTCGTACGCGGCAAGATTGGCGGACAAAGGCCAATACGAAGAGAGCGAACTCTACTACCGTGAAGCCCTAGAATTGGGTCCTGAATACGTTCCTGCCCGCATCGGTCTGGCCAATTCATTAATGGCGTGTGCTCAGCCCGCCGAAGCAAAAAAGGAATTTAATAAGGCGGCTGATCAGGCGGCCAGAGATGTTTCTCTTTTGGCCTTAATCGCGACGTCCCTATGGCGATGGAATTTGCGCACTGACTCGATCACGTTGCTGAGAAAAATTATTCGAATTCTGCCTGAAAACGCAGATGCGCGTTTCAATTTGGCGCATGCTTTAAAGGACGTTTCAAAAATATCCGAAGCTGAAAATGAATGTCGTCTGGCACTTCAATTGGCACCCGATCACTCCGAGGCGCTAGGCCTCTTAAGTACAATAGTTGTTCAGAGTGGTCAGATTGAAGAGGCCTTGGAAATTTTCTCAGCTCTTGGGCGAGATAGATCTGATACGGACTCGATAAACTCTGGGGAACTCTTTTGCTCTCTCTATAGCGATGTGATGTCGCCCGAGGAAGTTTTCGCGTTGCACAATCAGCGATTGTCTAATTGGAATGATGATCCCGACTTGGGGAAGCACAACCATTTAAATAGCCCTGATCCCGTGCGAAAACTACGCATTGGTTATATGTCACCAGATTTTTCTGGCAATCATCCTGTCGCGCAATTCATCGCACCTGTGCTTGCCAATCATACCGCTGAACAATTTGAGAGTATTTGTTATTCCTTCCCCCAGCACGCCACGGAGACGGACGCTAACCTAAAGTCGATGTGTGACAAGTGGCGGGATGCGAGCACCTGGTCAGAAGCGCGGCTGATACGAACGATCCTTGATGATGAGATCGATATTCTGGTCGATTTAGCGGGCCATACCGCCGGTGGTCGCTTGCCGTTGTTACGCCATCGTCCGGCACCCGTGCAGGCGTGTTACATCGGCTATCCGCATTCAACGGGACTTAAAACAGTTGATTATTTTATTGCTGACGCAATCGTTTCGCCACCTGAGTTGGACCCTCTTTACAGCGAAACAGTGATGCGGTTGGACCCGTGTGTCTTTTGCTTTGACCCCAACTACGAGACACCGCCGGTGGATTTGGGTTTAGCGAAATCTCGGGAAACAATAACCTTTGGCTCGGCCAATCATGTTCCCAAACTTACCCCAACGACAGTCAAAGTGTGGTCGAAAATTCTACATGAGGTGCCAAAGTCCCGGCTCCTCCTAAAGGCGGGTCCATTTGCCGATAATGCGGTTCAAGAACGTTATTTAGAATTGTTTTCAGAACAAGGGATCGAACGAAATCGCCTTGATCTGCACGGCCCGACAAAATTCTACCCGCATCTAGAATTCTACCGGCATTTCGATATTGGGCTTGATCCTATTCCGTATAACGGTGGCACCACGACCTATCATTCTCTATGGATGGGGGTTCCTGTTGTCACCCTGCAAGGCGGAAATTTTCCCAGCCGGATGAGCTCGAGCATTCTCAGTGTTGTAGGGCTCGACGATTTGGTCGCTCAGTCGGAAGATGAATATGTGAAAATTGCAATTGATCTCGCGACAGACAAGAATCGACGTTTATCGCTTCGCGCCAGCTTACGAGAGACTCTTTCAAAATCACCGGCTTGTAATGGAAAGATATTCACCAAGGGTCTTGAAAAGCTTTATCGAGAGATGTGGCAGCGTTGGTGTGAGGGACAACCTACGATGACGTCGTGACTTTCCTAACAAGCGTCAAACAGTTTCCATTTTCATCACGCTCGTGAACGACACTTTCACATAACTCGAATATTAACCGCCATCCAAGGCCTCCGACGGCGCGATCTTTCACGTCTAACTCACGGTCGTCGGCGGCAAGATCTTTATGCGGATTGAAAGGTTTACCGGGATCGCGGATTTGGATTGAAACTTCGTCTTTGTCACGCGCCAATTCGATGGAAAACTCTTGGCTTTTGGCTAACTCAGCGTAGGAAAGAATATTCGTTACCAGCTCTTCAATGATAAAATCCAATTTGTTTATATCGCGCATGCTGATCTGTTCTGAGTCACAAAATCCATCAATGAATTGGATTGTCTCGTCAATTGTAGTCTCAGAAATTTGGAACGATTTCTTCACGGTCAATCGCCCCCACTGCTGAGGTAACGTATGACGACGATTGTAATATCGTCGAATTGTTCATTGTCGCCAACAAAGCTAATAACATCATCGTGCAGCCCATTTGAAATAGCTTTTGCACTCGTGTCAGGTGTTATGTTGTTTAAATAATTCAAAACGCGATCTGTACCGTAGGCCGTGTCCTCGACCGTAATTGCCTCATTTACACCGTCTGTAATAAGGACAAGAGCATCGCCAGGCTGAAGCTTCTGGTGTTCGGTCGGATAGGTGAAGCCTTCCATGATACCAAGTGGCAGACCGCCTTCACTTTCAAGCGGTTCTGGGGCGCTGCCTTGCCGACACCGGTAGGGAGTGTCGTGGCCAGCATTACAAAACTGCACCTCGCCGGTTTGAGTATCAAGAATGCCCGCAACAGCTGTAACGAACATGGATTTTGGGTTGTCCATTGAAATTTGATGATTTGCAGTACCGATTAGATCGGCAACGGAGCCGTTTTCATTCATCACGGTGCTTTTGCATAAGGCCTTACTCATAGCCATGAACAATGATGCCGGGACACCTTTGCCGGAGACATCCGCAATCAAAAAGAAAAAACGATGATCGTCTATCATAAACAGGTCATAAAAATCCCCGCCGACTTCCTTCGCTGGCTCCAAGACTGCATGCACATCAACATTGCTAGGCAAATTTTCAATCGAGTCGGGGTTTGGCAAAATACTTTTTTGCATTTCCCGCGCGGCGTTAAGTTCGCCTGTCATTCGAGCGTTCTGAAGACGTTGGTTTTGTAAGTTGGCACTCAGCACACGGCGATTTCGATCAGCCTCTACTAGATTGCCAAGTTGTAACGTAAGGAATATCAGGGCGATGGAAAATGTGGGGATAACAGGATCAAGCAAAAGCCTTGCGTTGGCAAAGGCCCCATACCCAACAGCTAAAAAAATTAGAGCCATACCAACAAACAATGCAGACCCAATAGACGGACTGAGTCGCGGCACCAAGAAAATTAAAATAATCCCGGCAATCAGTAAGGCCGCACCCTCTCCAAATCGGGCAACTTCTGGTCGTTTCAATCGGGTGCCCGCGATAAGATTCTCTATAAATTGGGCTTGAATTTCAACGCCATCCATTCGCGCTGTGACCGGTGTCGGAACTGCGTCGGTGAGACCTAGGCCAGAACTTCCGATTAACACGATCTTATTTGTAAGTGCAGCAGGAGGGATTCGTCCTGCTAAAACATCAGCAGCTGAAAATCGTCGTCTGGAATCGCTGTGAGAAAAATGTATCGTGAGGGCTCCCTTCCGATCTGCATCTATCGTCGATTGACCAACTTTTATATTTTGCAAACCGTGTTCGGAACCCACAACGGTTAACCAGTTAGCGCCCAGGGCCACCCGCACCAATTCCAGGCCCAACGACGGGACAATTTTCCCACCCACCGTCATAACAACCGGCATGCGCCGAATGCTACCATCCGCTTCCTGGATGGTATTGATATAGCCGTATCCCCTCGCGGCCTTGGAAATTTCCGGTACGTTAACAACATGATCGACAAAAGAGGTAAGATGCGAACTCGGGTCGATACCTTCAATCTGCACGGGTAATATTCCGGCAGAGGCAGGCGTCTTATCTGGCGGTAAATTCGGCAAGCCGATACGGCCAACAACCATCGGCAAGCGTCCAATAGATTTCCCAAACATCTCATCATTGGAAGGTAACAATTTCAGCGAACTCTTGGCCTCTAAAGACAATCCCGGATGACTTTCAGCAATAAGGTGTGGTGATAATCGATCAGGCTCAACAAAAACAATGTCATAACCAATCGCCAGTGGCTTTAGCGCCGCCGTCTTCTCTGAAAGGCGGGCGAGTAGTGTACGAGGCCACGGCCACTGACCAAATTGAGCCAAACTCCGTTCGTCAATATCAACGATGGCAATGGGAAGACTGGAAATCTCGCGCGGAGAAATCCGCTGATAGAGGTCGAAAACAGCATTCCGAAGACGGTCGGTTTCTCCTTCCTCAACCGCCGCCTGCAACAAAGTTGCTAGGATAAGAAATCCGGCGGCGATAATGCGTCCGTGCTTCGCCACGCGGAAACCGGCGAAGGTTGGCTCCCGGTCACCTGGTACCCGCTCGTTACTGTTCTCATCGTCGGGATTTGTCACGATTTTTCCCTAGAGTTCAATTTCAAGGCCGTCGTAGGCCGACGATACGGTTAGCGGGACACCTTCACGCATGATCTCCTCGTAACGGATTGTTTCTTCGAGAATATTCTGCAACGTTTCGTCGTCGCAAATGGGTTCGTGGTGGAACATGCAATAATGTTTCGCCTCGGCACGATGGCATAAATCAACACCAATGATGTTGCTCGAATGACCCCAGTCTTCTTTCATCGTGATCATTTCAGCCATAGAATACATCGCGTCAAAAATTACGATATCGGCGTCCCGAAGAAATTCGACGAAGTCTTCTGTTTCCTCCAAAGATTCTAATTTGTGTTCACCGTCAGTTGAATAAACCGCGGTCTTTCCATCGGTCTCAAACCGATAGCCATAGGAATCTCCGTGATGAGGTTGCAGCAGCGGTCGGACAGAAACATCCCCCACATTATAGGTCTGCCCAGGGTCCAATTTTACAAACTCTATTTCCGCGCCCATGGCATCGAAGTGGACCGGAAAACAGGGATC
This window encodes:
- a CDS encoding ATP-binding protein, translating into MKKSFQISETTIDETIQFIDGFCDSEQISMRDINKLDFIIEELVTNILSYAELAKSQEFSIELARDKDEVSIQIRDPGKPFNPHKDLAADDRELDVKDRAVGGLGWRLIFELCESVVHERDENGNCLTLVRKVTTSS
- a CDS encoding tetratricopeptide repeat protein, with amino-acid sequence MVNAKALQKKFERAVALHSAQKFEKAIDAYRSILKKSPTYAPALTNLGQALRKLGKNDQALKYYERATQVPEVDYGAWFNLANLQLELKNILEAEQSYQIALEINPDFAPASYQLGRLYLDRDKVDDALKCFEHSAKLNPTHADSHMNVGTALRELGRIDDAIRQHLIAVEMNSKSWASHYNLALSYYDNGDETLALASLKAAKENAPAPQEVVYSYAARLADKGQYEESELYYREALELGPEYVPARIGLANSLMACAQPAEAKKEFNKAADQAARDVSLLALIATSLWRWNLRTDSITLLRKIIRILPENADARFNLAHALKDVSKISEAENECRLALQLAPDHSEALGLLSTIVVQSGQIEEALEIFSALGRDRSDTDSINSGELFCSLYSDVMSPEEVFALHNQRLSNWNDDPDLGKHNHLNSPDPVRKLRIGYMSPDFSGNHPVAQFIAPVLANHTAEQFESICYSFPQHATETDANLKSMCDKWRDASTWSEARLIRTILDDEIDILVDLAGHTAGGRLPLLRHRPAPVQACYIGYPHSTGLKTVDYFIADAIVSPPELDPLYSETVMRLDPCVFCFDPNYETPPVDLGLAKSRETITFGSANHVPKLTPTTVKVWSKILHEVPKSRLLLKAGPFADNAVQERYLELFSEQGIERNRLDLHGPTKFYPHLEFYRHFDIGLDPIPYNGGTTTYHSLWMGVPVVTLQGGNFPSRMSSSILSVVGLDDLVAQSEDEYVKIAIDLATDKNRRLSLRASLRETLSKSPACNGKIFTKGLEKLYREMWQRWCEGQPTMTS
- the rfbB gene encoding dTDP-glucose 4,6-dehydratase; translation: MKIIVTGGAGFIGSAVVRHLIAETDHEVHCVDKLTYASSLDAISEAAGSERYSFSKIDICDGAALVTLFQSWQPDAVIHLAAETHVDRSIDSPTVFIETNVMGTATLLEAARTYWQNLPNSQRENFRFHHVSTDEVFGDLEGAEISAEGAAYNPSSPYAASKAGADHLVRAWHRTYGLPVLLSNGSNNFGLYQFPEKLIPLMIIKALSNEPLPVYGDGSNVRDWIHVEDHAEALINVLQKGRVGETYNIGGGSNLKNINIVEKICDELDNIVPSKEIESRRKLITFVADRPGHDQRYAIDSSKIQNELGWHPRLGLDDGLRQTVQWYVNNRHWWEPIMAERNPSGRQGLGRGK
- the rfbD gene encoding dTDP-4-dehydrorhamnose reductase, with translation MQGGSFLICGAEGQVGAALAQISPPRGVRFFQLSHDEFDISDAEKIAETFSSVSPNLVINAAAFTDVDGAEDDPDAAYLANKDGPARLADACTKAEIPLLHVSTDFVFDGTKPTPYTESDPVSPLSVYGKSKAEGERAVRESQARHIILRTAWVFGKKGSPFINAIIKKARQGNDLLVVDDQIGGPTSADDIARALITMANSAISGTAPWGTYHFSGEPDVSRYELAKEIVAHLFPDGNNRPNVERITSKDYPTKAKRPANVQLDCSKILREFSIERPNWSHSLKRVVADFESEKV
- the rfbC gene encoding dTDP-4-dehydrorhamnose 3,5-epimerase, whose translation is MESKNLKLPGVRIIRTKTHEDVRGSFTEIYNKKNLADAGIKDEFVQDNITRSVLSGTVRGLHFQKSPHAQAKIIRVLKGRILDVVVDIRHGSPTYGQHDAVELDANIGLQLYAPVGVAHGFVTLEPDTEVMYKVSSHYAPDSEGGVRWDDPDLAIDWRVEAAEITIADRDAKLPCLSELPEFFTYAANGNPS
- the rfbA gene encoding glucose-1-phosphate thymidylyltransferase RfbA, coding for MKGIILAGGNATRLYPITHAISKQLLPVFDKPMIYYPLSTLMRAGIRDILIITTPRDKHLFEALLDDGNRWGISLSYQVQSSPGGIAQAFHIGRDFIGDDSCALALGDNLFFGESLGIILKKAAGLDTGATILCHEVPDPSRFGVVEFDPKGNPKSVMEKPENPLSNWIVTGLYFYDNSVVELASELNPSARGELEITDINNIYLERGELKAERLGENFSWFDAGTFDSLLQASNFVQTAEKGQDVRIACLEEIAYREGFIDRIHLKSLAANHPDPDMAGFLLKVLNDG
- a CDS encoding CHASE2 domain-containing protein; protein product: MTNPDDENSNERVPGDREPTFAGFRVAKHGRIIAAGFLILATLLQAAVEEGETDRLRNAVFDLYQRISPREISSLPIAIVDIDERSLAQFGQWPWPRTLLARLSEKTAALKPLAIGYDIVFVEPDRLSPHLIAESHPGLSLEAKSSLKLLPSNDEMFGKSIGRLPMVVGRIGLPNLPPDKTPASAGILPVQIEGIDPSSHLTSFVDHVVNVPEISKAARGYGYINTIQEADGSIRRMPVVMTVGGKIVPSLGLELVRVALGANWLTVVGSEHGLQNIKVGQSTIDADRKGALTIHFSHSDSRRRFSAADVLAGRIPPAALTNKIVLIGSSGLGLTDAVPTPVTARMDGVEIQAQFIENLIAGTRLKRPEVARFGEGAALLIAGIILIFLVPRLSPSIGSALFVGMALIFLAVGYGAFANARLLLDPVIPTFSIALIFLTLQLGNLVEADRNRRVLSANLQNQRLQNARMTGELNAAREMQKSILPNPDSIENLPSNVDVHAVLEPAKEVGGDFYDLFMIDDHRFFFLIADVSGKGVPASLFMAMSKALCKSTVMNENGSVADLIGTANHQISMDNPKSMFVTAVAGILDTQTGEVQFCNAGHDTPYRCRQGSAPEPLESEGGLPLGIMEGFTYPTEHQKLQPGDALVLITDGVNEAITVEDTAYGTDRVLNYLNNITPDTSAKAISNGLHDDVISFVGDNEQFDDITIVVIRYLSSGGD
- a CDS encoding MBL fold metallo-hydrolase codes for the protein MRIHFWGTRGSLPTSIGGKSIRDKIVKALSLANTRTFANDSEIETFVDTELAFPIKSSFGGNSSCVQINTSGDEYIICDMGSGLRELGQQVLQDHGPGTPNVYNIFMSHVHWDHIMGFPFFVPAYIPGNVIRIHGCHETMEEALRKQQSDPCFPVHFDAMGAEIEFVKLDPGQTYNVGDVSVRPLLQPHHGDSYGYRFETDGKTAVYSTDGEHKLESLEETEDFVEFLRDADIVIFDAMYSMAEMITMKEDWGHSSNIIGVDLCHRAEAKHYCMFHHEPICDDETLQNILEETIRYEEIMREGVPLTVSSAYDGLEIEL